One Candidatus Melainabacteria bacterium genomic window carries:
- a CDS encoding peptidylprolyl isomerase, whose translation MFRPAVMPDPNKPDPIAIIETDKGNITIRLFRKLAPITSENFIDLVTKGFYNGLIFHRVEPGFCIQGGCPQGNGTGLYIPPGTGQPRFLPLEISPQLRHNSAGVVAMARFGSSPNTASCQFYITLGPKPNLDNQYAVFGGVLSGMDVVNRIAKGDHIKSISVQEQQ comes from the coding sequence ATGTTCAGACCCGCCGTCATGCCTGATCCGAACAAGCCCGACCCAATTGCAATCATCGAGACAGACAAAGGCAACATCACAATCAGACTGTTCCGGAAGTTGGCTCCGATTACATCAGAAAATTTCATCGACCTCGTCACAAAAGGCTTCTACAACGGATTGATATTCCACAGAGTTGAGCCTGGTTTCTGCATTCAGGGTGGCTGCCCGCAGGGAAACGGGACAGGTCTATACATTCCCCCCGGAACCGGTCAGCCGCGTTTTTTACCGCTGGAAATCAGCCCCCAACTGCGTCACAACTCCGCCGGAGTAGTAGCCATGGCAAGATTTGGATCGAGTCCAAATACTGCCAGCTGCCAGTTTTATATTACGCTTGGTCCGAAACCGAACCTGGACAATCAATATGCGGTCTTCGGCGGAGTTTTAAGCGGCATGGATGTAGTCAACCGTATCGCTAAAGGCGACCATATCAAATCGATAAGCGTTCAAGAACAGCAATGA
- the dnaK gene encoding molecular chaperone DnaK, which translates to MGKSVGIDLGTTNSVVAVMEGGQPTVVSNAEGGRTTPSVVAFTKSGERLVGQLARRQAVLNPENTVYSIKRFIGRRFSEVESEKKIVSYKVKEGGDGGCKVAIQGKDYSPEEISAMILRKLKEDAEKYLGEKVTSAVITVPAYFNDSQRQSTKNAGTIAGLEVLRIINEPTAAALAYGLDKKENETILVFDLGGGTFDVSVLEVGDGVFEVKATSGDTHLGGDDFDHCIVTWVADEFMNLEGIDLRKDRQALQRLTEAAEKAKIELSSVIETNLSLPFITADATGPKHLEMKLTRARFNELTRHLVERCRAPMEQSLRDSKLSYEALDEVVLVGGSTRIPAVQELVKSLTGGKEPNQSVNPDEVVAVGAAIQAGVLGGEVKGVVLLDVTPLSLGIETMGGVMTKLVERNTTIPTRKSEVFSTADDNQTAVDIYVFQGERPMARDNKLLGNFRLDGIPPASRGQPKVEVTFDIDANGIMNVTARDQSTGKEQKITITASTNMSKDDIERLVRESEAHASDDRRRKEEADVRNEADSICYAVERHIRELGDKVTQGEKARAEMLVNDLRQKLKDNADQETIKSIMNELRGALVLLQQAANTHGGGASNGGEDMGGDPNAGYDYGTGGSATGGDGGYGAGYGGGSDEVVDAEFHASEE; encoded by the coding sequence ATGGGTAAGTCAGTAGGCATCGATTTGGGAACCACTAACTCAGTGGTAGCCGTAATGGAAGGTGGCCAGCCGACCGTGGTTTCCAATGCTGAAGGTGGGCGCACTACGCCGTCTGTAGTCGCATTTACTAAATCCGGCGAAAGATTGGTTGGTCAGTTGGCGCGTCGTCAAGCAGTGTTGAACCCGGAAAACACTGTGTATTCGATCAAGCGCTTCATCGGACGCCGATTTAGCGAAGTCGAGTCGGAAAAGAAAATCGTCTCTTACAAAGTTAAAGAGGGCGGTGACGGCGGTTGCAAAGTCGCTATTCAAGGCAAAGATTATTCGCCTGAAGAAATTTCGGCGATGATTTTGCGCAAGTTGAAAGAAGACGCCGAGAAGTATCTCGGTGAAAAAGTTACCAGCGCTGTAATTACAGTTCCGGCTTATTTCAACGACTCGCAGCGTCAATCGACGAAAAATGCAGGCACTATCGCCGGTCTGGAAGTGTTGCGTATCATCAACGAGCCTACAGCTGCAGCGCTCGCTTACGGTCTGGACAAGAAAGAAAACGAGACGATTCTCGTATTCGACCTGGGCGGCGGCACGTTCGACGTATCTGTACTGGAAGTAGGCGACGGTGTTTTCGAAGTAAAAGCAACATCTGGCGACACCCACCTTGGCGGTGACGACTTCGACCACTGTATCGTCACCTGGGTCGCCGACGAGTTCATGAACCTTGAAGGCATCGACTTGCGCAAAGACAGGCAAGCTTTGCAACGTCTGACTGAAGCAGCAGAAAAAGCCAAAATCGAACTTTCATCGGTTATCGAAACCAACCTTTCATTGCCGTTTATCACAGCCGATGCCACTGGACCAAAGCATCTCGAGATGAAGTTGACCAGAGCTCGTTTCAACGAACTGACTCGTCACCTCGTTGAGCGTTGTCGCGCACCGATGGAGCAGTCGCTCAGAGATTCCAAGCTTAGCTACGAAGCTCTCGATGAAGTTGTGTTGGTCGGTGGTTCGACAAGAATTCCTGCCGTTCAGGAACTCGTGAAGAGCTTGACCGGTGGTAAAGAACCCAACCAGAGCGTTAACCCCGACGAAGTAGTTGCCGTAGGCGCCGCGATTCAAGCAGGCGTGCTCGGTGGTGAAGTCAAAGGTGTTGTACTGCTCGACGTTACTCCGCTTTCACTCGGTATCGAGACGATGGGCGGCGTGATGACCAAGTTGGTGGAGCGCAACACGACCATTCCAACTCGTAAATCTGAAGTATTCTCCACAGCCGACGACAACCAGACTGCGGTAGACATCTATGTCTTCCAGGGTGAGCGTCCGATGGCTCGAGACAACAAACTGCTCGGAAACTTCCGACTCGACGGAATCCCACCTGCATCCAGAGGGCAACCGAAAGTTGAAGTTACGTTCGACATCGACGCAAACGGCATCATGAACGTTACCGCGCGCGACCAGTCGACCGGAAAAGAACAAAAAATTACGATTACTGCCAGTACCAACATGTCAAAAGACGACATCGAGCGCCTGGTCAGAGAATCCGAAGCTCACGCCAGTGACGACCGTCGTCGCAAAGAAGAAGCGGACGTGCGCAACGAAGCCGACAGCATTTGCTATGCGGTGGAAAGACACATTCGCGAACTTGGCGACAAAGTCACTCAAGGTGAAAAAGCGCGTGCCGAAATGTTGGTCAACGATCTGCGTCAGAAACTCAAAGACAACGCCGATCAGGAAACCATCAAGAGCATCATGAACGAATTGCGCGGTGCCCTGGTACTGTTGCAACAGGCTGCCAACACTCACGGCGGCGGCGCCTCCAACGGTGGAGAAGATATGGGCGGCGATCCAAACGCCGGCTATGACTACGGCACCGGTGGTAGTGCGACGGGTGGTGATGGCGGATACGGTGCCGGATACGGCGGCGGATCCGACGAAGTTGTGGATGCAGAGTTCCACGCTTCCGAAGAGTAA